The Pseudomonas eucalypticola genome has a window encoding:
- a CDS encoding MerR family transcriptional regulator, with product MISLELSSVRAKDADRAWLAQAVADFESKSKVLTVLPVEARNLDLETAFNGRTQGGKSIALCPSLEEKVSASAESMTITEAAKTFHLSQKHLERMAARGGFKFKRGYTTNPSYRDGDAIMVERICALRDVGLNRAQARNQIGMSYEKFHRLLSEYAINFPKVPMRQRNKKAKA from the coding sequence ATGATCAGCCTCGAACTAAGCAGCGTCCGCGCGAAGGACGCCGACCGCGCCTGGCTTGCCCAGGCTGTGGCCGACTTCGAAAGCAAATCCAAAGTATTGACCGTGCTTCCAGTCGAAGCGCGCAACCTTGATCTGGAGACGGCCTTCAACGGGCGCACTCAGGGCGGCAAGAGCATCGCTCTCTGCCCCTCCTTGGAGGAGAAGGTCTCCGCCAGCGCTGAATCCATGACCATCACAGAGGCGGCGAAAACCTTCCACCTGAGCCAGAAGCACCTGGAGCGCATGGCAGCCCGCGGCGGCTTCAAGTTCAAGCGCGGGTATACCACCAACCCTTCCTACCGGGACGGCGACGCAATCATGGTTGAGCGCATCTGCGCGCTGCGGGATGTGGGCCTCAATAGGGCCCAGGCCCGTAACCAGATCGGCATGAGCTACGAGAAATTTCACCGCCTGCTCAGCGAGTACGCCATCAACTTCCCCAAGGTGCCCATGCGCCAGCGGAACAAGAAGGCGAAGGCGTGA
- a CDS encoding DNA cytosine methyltransferase translates to MTSFKKHPLDFKTQYGLGFDPQDDEIVVDFFCGGGGAGTGLEMGLGRPVAVAKNHSAAAISMHTANHPAARHFTTDVFEGDPDEECGGRAVGWFHMSPDCTHHSQAAGGQPRKREIRNLSWIGCKWAGKKKPRVISLENVKQILQWGPLIAKRDKATGRVMTLDRIPHPTKPKATINRVAAPGELVPVHNQFLVPDPKRRGTTWRRFVSLLEGLGYKVEWRIIKACDFGAPTSRERLFMIARCDGQPIVWPEPTHAKNPVKGQQKWRTAAECIDWSVPSRSIFGRKKDLESATLRRVAKGMKKFVLDNPAPFIVPIANWSGTLAQSAQEPLRTVTAWPRGGSFAMVSPVIAPATHQGSDRVNDPAEPLPTVTCANRGELTLISPTLIQTGYGERAGQQPRVPGLDQPLGTVVAGGAKHALVTAFMAQMNGGFNATHAKGMDEPMTTVTNTGSQQQLVSASLATLRKNCVGRAMNEPVPTMTAGAEHHALVEYTLSPEHEEGALRVAAFLVSYYGTENTSGCDQPAPTVTTKDRLALVTVHIKGTPYVIVDICLRMLQPHELYKAQGFPASYQIDKGADGKPFTKTQQVHMCGNSVSPPPMAALARANDPWRTAVSQSKAA, encoded by the coding sequence ATGACCTCATTCAAGAAACACCCGCTCGACTTCAAAACCCAGTACGGCCTTGGCTTCGACCCGCAAGACGATGAGATCGTGGTCGACTTCTTCTGTGGTGGCGGCGGGGCCGGTACCGGCCTGGAGATGGGCCTGGGCCGGCCGGTGGCCGTAGCCAAGAACCACAGCGCCGCGGCCATAAGCATGCACACCGCTAACCACCCGGCCGCCCGCCACTTCACCACCGACGTGTTCGAGGGTGACCCGGACGAGGAATGCGGCGGCCGGGCCGTGGGCTGGTTCCACATGTCGCCCGACTGCACCCACCACAGCCAGGCCGCCGGCGGCCAGCCGCGCAAGCGCGAGATCCGCAACCTCTCGTGGATCGGCTGCAAGTGGGCCGGCAAGAAGAAGCCCCGGGTGATCAGCCTGGAGAACGTGAAGCAGATCCTGCAGTGGGGCCCGCTGATCGCCAAGCGTGACAAGGCCACCGGCCGCGTGATGACCCTCGACAGAATTCCGCACCCAACCAAGCCGAAAGCGACGATCAATCGTGTTGCTGCTCCTGGTGAGTTGGTGCCGGTGCACAACCAGTTCCTGGTGCCAGACCCGAAACGCCGCGGCACGACCTGGCGCAGGTTCGTGTCCCTGCTGGAAGGCCTGGGCTACAAGGTCGAGTGGCGCATCATCAAGGCCTGCGACTTCGGCGCGCCCACCAGCCGCGAGCGCTTGTTCATGATCGCTCGGTGCGACGGCCAGCCCATCGTGTGGCCAGAGCCGACCCACGCTAAGAACCCGGTGAAAGGCCAGCAGAAGTGGCGCACCGCGGCCGAGTGTATCGATTGGTCGGTCCCGAGCCGAAGCATCTTCGGCCGCAAAAAGGATCTGGAGTCTGCCACTTTGCGCCGTGTAGCCAAGGGCATGAAGAAGTTCGTACTCGACAACCCAGCCCCGTTCATTGTGCCGATCGCGAACTGGTCGGGCACCCTGGCCCAGTCGGCGCAGGAGCCGCTGCGCACTGTGACAGCCTGGCCGCGCGGCGGGTCGTTCGCTATGGTCAGCCCGGTCATCGCGCCAGCCACCCACCAGGGCAGCGACCGTGTGAACGACCCGGCTGAGCCCCTGCCGACCGTCACCTGCGCCAATCGCGGCGAGCTGACCTTGATCAGCCCTACGCTGATCCAAACCGGCTACGGCGAGCGCGCCGGCCAGCAGCCGCGCGTGCCCGGCCTGGATCAACCACTTGGCACGGTCGTCGCCGGCGGCGCGAAGCATGCGCTGGTCACGGCCTTCATGGCCCAGATGAACGGCGGCTTCAATGCCACCCACGCCAAGGGCATGGACGAGCCCATGACCACGGTGACCAACACGGGTAGCCAGCAGCAGCTCGTGAGCGCCAGCCTGGCCACGCTGCGCAAAAACTGCGTGGGCCGCGCCATGAACGAGCCAGTGCCCACCATGACAGCCGGCGCCGAGCACCATGCCCTGGTCGAGTACACGCTTTCGCCTGAGCATGAAGAAGGCGCCCTGCGGGTGGCCGCGTTCTTGGTGAGCTACTACGGCACCGAGAACACCAGCGGCTGCGACCAACCCGCGCCGACGGTGACCACCAAGGACCGCCTGGCCCTGGTCACCGTGCACATCAAGGGCACGCCCTACGTGATCGTCGATATCTGCCTGCGGATGCTGCAGCCACACGAGCTGTACAAGGCCCAGGGCTTCCCTGCCAGCTACCAGATCGACAAGGGCGCTGACGGCAAACCGTTCACCAAGACCCAGCAGGTGCACATGTGCGGCAACAGCGTGAGCCCGCCGCCCATGGCTGCTCTGGCCCGGGCCAATGACCCATGGCGCACCGCGGTAAGCCAATCAAAAGCGGCGTGA
- the yejK gene encoding nucleoid-associated protein YejK: MPIRHMIIHQIDKKPDGSPAMLHLADQALPESQACETLLQDFNDSYNAKQGKGWGLFHPESDAYPLCGWLAQHLAGSQTFVEFSRDATEYLCKLLEESNLSAGGHVLFAQYQQGMTDYLTIAMLQQVETVSVDDQLRMISTRSLDARTVTLAARINLSEWQNNAKSRQYISFIKGKGGKKFFSYFQDFIGCQEGVDGPGETRTLLKAFTDFVEAEDMDAEATREKTLTLLDYATTQTKIGGLATLDELSEVIDEDNPKAFADFARAAAYGLSPELPIDKRTINQFRRFTGRAEGLLISFESHLLGTKVEFDQAGGTLTLRGLPTQLTDQLKRTR, from the coding sequence ATGCCAATCCGCCACATGATCATCCACCAGATCGACAAAAAGCCGGACGGTAGCCCGGCGATGCTCCACCTGGCCGACCAGGCCCTGCCGGAATCGCAGGCCTGCGAGACGCTGCTGCAGGACTTCAACGACTCGTACAACGCCAAGCAGGGCAAGGGCTGGGGGCTTTTCCATCCTGAATCCGACGCGTACCCACTCTGCGGCTGGTTGGCCCAGCACCTGGCCGGCAGCCAAACCTTTGTCGAGTTCTCCCGCGACGCCACCGAGTACCTGTGCAAGCTGCTCGAAGAGTCGAACCTCAGCGCCGGCGGTCACGTGCTGTTCGCCCAGTACCAGCAGGGCATGACGGACTACCTTACAATCGCGATGCTGCAGCAGGTCGAGACGGTCTCTGTGGACGATCAGCTGCGCATGATCAGCACTCGCAGCCTGGACGCCAGAACCGTCACCCTGGCAGCCCGGATCAACCTGAGCGAGTGGCAGAACAACGCCAAATCTCGACAGTACATCTCGTTCATCAAGGGCAAGGGAGGCAAAAAGTTCTTCAGCTACTTCCAAGACTTTATCGGCTGCCAGGAGGGCGTTGACGGCCCCGGCGAAACCCGCACCCTGCTCAAGGCCTTCACCGACTTCGTTGAGGCGGAAGATATGGACGCCGAGGCGACCCGCGAGAAGACCCTGACCCTGCTGGACTACGCCACCACCCAAACCAAAATCGGCGGCCTGGCCACGCTCGACGAGCTGTCCGAGGTGATCGACGAAGACAACCCCAAGGCCTTCGCCGATTTCGCCCGCGCCGCGGCCTACGGCCTGTCACCCGAGCTGCCCATCGACAAGCGCACCATCAACCAGTTCCGCCGCTTCACCGGCCGCGCCGAGGGCCTGTTGATCAGCTTCGAATCCCACTTATTGGGCACCAAAGTCGAGTTCGACCAGGCCGGTGGTACCCTCACCCTGCGCGGTCTGCCCACACAGCTGACCGACCAGCTCAAGCGCACAAGGTGA
- a CDS encoding putative phage abortive infection protein, protein MAISIACAAPNVDGGASMLVGVKEMSGMEPEGASVDMKKNDFSWRPVALAILSIFAVCGIYVAYYFFLYSGYSNSVDKDGALIGVRAGTFGDAFGTLNALFSGLAFSGFLITLLMQRRDISDSQVENSKRQVEAQFYNVLKLQQSVVAEFDLQRTQMHVVTNQSVQIVTRGRDCFQSWLKILNRSYANALSSTREDRLREAYRELWDKHRGDLSLYFRSLYSLFKFISRSEHTDKKVLGGIARSFISDYELVVLFYNCLMPNGEKFNEYACEFAVFDNLDVSLLLDVEDVLRMKIEAFGDNSEAIKIFQTSKTIQ, encoded by the coding sequence ATGGCAATCTCCATTGCATGCGCCGCCCCCAATGTCGATGGTGGCGCTTCGATGCTTGTTGGGGTAAAAGAGATGTCCGGCATGGAGCCGGAAGGAGCTTCAGTTGATATGAAAAAAAATGATTTTTCGTGGCGTCCAGTAGCGCTTGCTATCCTGTCGATTTTTGCTGTGTGCGGCATATATGTTGCATATTATTTTTTCTTGTATTCAGGGTATTCCAATAGTGTTGACAAAGACGGAGCGTTGATAGGTGTTCGGGCTGGGACATTTGGTGATGCTTTTGGGACCTTAAATGCACTGTTTTCTGGGCTGGCTTTTTCAGGCTTTTTGATAACTTTGCTAATGCAGCGGAGGGATATATCGGATAGTCAAGTTGAAAACTCCAAGCGTCAGGTGGAAGCTCAGTTTTATAATGTTTTGAAACTGCAGCAGTCAGTCGTTGCAGAATTTGACCTGCAACGAACTCAAATGCACGTGGTGACAAATCAGAGTGTTCAGATAGTTACTCGAGGGAGAGACTGCTTTCAATCTTGGTTGAAGATTTTAAATCGATCCTATGCGAATGCTTTATCCTCCACTCGTGAAGATAGACTGCGAGAAGCTTATCGAGAGCTATGGGATAAGCATAGAGGTGATTTGAGTTTATACTTTAGGAGTTTGTACAGCTTATTTAAGTTTATTTCAAGAAGTGAGCATACTGATAAGAAGGTGTTAGGTGGTATAGCCAGGTCCTTTATTTCGGACTATGAGCTTGTGGTGTTGTTCTATAATTGTTTGATGCCTAATGGTGAGAAGTTTAATGAATATGCTTGCGAGTTTGCGGTTTTTGATAACTTAGATGTTTCTCTTTTGCTTGATGTTGAGGACGTTTTACGAATGAAAATCGAAGCTTTCGGTGATAACTCCGAGGCAATAAAGATATTTCAGACGTCCAAAACTATACAGTGA
- a CDS encoding YqaJ viral recombinase family protein yields MKIHHVTQGSAEWHALRAKYNTASEAPAMMGASKYQSRTELLNAKKTGIVPEVTAQLQRIFDRGHVTEAQARPLAEDLVGEDLFPIVATEGNLLASMDGATMLGDTLFEHKLWNESLVAQVRAGELEPHYYWQLEQQLLVGAAERVIFVCSDGTPENFVHMEYRAVPGRAEQLIEGWKQFEQDLANHQVVEVVAEVVGTAPESLPALRIEVTGMVTASNLEQFKAHSLAVIGAINTDLQTDQHFADADKTVKWCGEAESRLAAAKQHALSQTESIDLLFRTIDQISEQVRAKRLELEKLVKARKVAIRDEIVITAAKALHEHVEKINASFAGRVRMPAVPADFAGVIKGKKGIKGLRDAADTELARAKIEASQIGDSIRANLQSLDTLAKDHLFLFNDLQQLVMKANDDLVALIKVRIDEHQKAEEERLEKQREAIRQEEAAKLAAAAAKPAPAPAAVAEPVKPSAAPVRQVAPSAKVAPKPTKLEARVTDLEALVQAVAAGQVPIAVLTVNWGALDAIVEAKGTEFSMPGVTLEQVAA; encoded by the coding sequence ATGAAAATTCATCACGTAACCCAAGGCTCGGCCGAATGGCACGCCCTCCGCGCCAAATACAACACCGCATCCGAAGCGCCGGCCATGATGGGTGCTTCGAAGTATCAGTCGCGCACTGAACTGCTGAACGCCAAGAAAACCGGCATCGTGCCGGAAGTCACCGCTCAGCTGCAGCGAATCTTTGATCGTGGCCACGTCACTGAGGCTCAGGCTCGCCCATTGGCTGAGGATCTCGTTGGTGAAGACCTGTTTCCTATCGTGGCCACTGAGGGCAACCTTCTGGCCTCAATGGACGGCGCGACGATGCTTGGCGATACGCTGTTCGAGCACAAGCTGTGGAATGAGAGCCTGGTTGCCCAGGTGCGCGCCGGCGAACTGGAACCCCACTACTACTGGCAGCTCGAGCAGCAATTGCTGGTCGGTGCGGCAGAGCGCGTGATCTTCGTCTGCTCGGACGGCACCCCGGAAAACTTCGTCCATATGGAGTACCGAGCTGTGCCGGGCCGCGCCGAGCAGCTGATCGAGGGGTGGAAGCAGTTCGAGCAGGATCTGGCCAACCACCAGGTCGTCGAGGTCGTCGCAGAGGTCGTCGGAACGGCACCGGAAAGCCTGCCAGCGCTGCGCATTGAAGTGACCGGCATGGTCACCGCCAGCAACCTCGAGCAGTTCAAGGCCCACTCCCTGGCCGTGATCGGCGCCATCAACACCGACCTGCAGACCGACCAGCACTTCGCTGACGCGGACAAGACGGTCAAATGGTGCGGCGAAGCAGAATCGCGGCTGGCTGCCGCGAAGCAGCATGCGCTCAGCCAAACCGAGTCGATCGACCTGCTGTTCCGCACCATCGATCAGATCAGCGAGCAGGTCCGCGCCAAGCGCCTGGAGCTCGAGAAGCTGGTGAAAGCCCGCAAGGTCGCCATCCGCGACGAGATCGTGATTACCGCCGCAAAGGCCCTGCACGAACACGTCGAGAAGATCAACGCCTCGTTCGCCGGCAGGGTCCGCATGCCAGCGGTACCGGCCGACTTCGCCGGCGTCATCAAGGGCAAGAAAGGCATCAAAGGCCTGCGCGACGCAGCAGATACCGAACTGGCCCGCGCGAAGATCGAAGCCAGCCAGATTGGCGACAGTATCCGCGCCAATCTGCAGAGCCTGGACACGCTGGCGAAAGATCACCTGTTCCTGTTCAACGACCTGCAGCAACTGGTCATGAAGGCCAATGACGACCTGGTCGCTCTGATCAAGGTGCGCATCGACGAGCACCAGAAGGCTGAAGAAGAGCGGCTGGAAAAGCAGCGCGAGGCCATCCGCCAGGAAGAAGCGGCGAAACTTGCTGCCGCAGCCGCGAAGCCTGCGCCCGCGCCAGCCGCCGTAGCGGAACCGGTCAAGCCCTCCGCTGCGCCAGTGCGCCAGGTCGCACCGTCCGCCAAGGTCGCACCGAAGCCGACAAAGCTCGAAGCCCGGGTAACCGACCTGGAAGCATTGGTGCAAGCAGTCGCCGCCGGCCAGGTGCCTATCGCCGTTCTGACCGTCAACTGGGGCGCTCTCGACGCCATCGTGGAAGCGAAAGGTACCGAATTCAGCATGCCGGGGGTAACCCTGGAGCAGGTGGCAGCATGA